One genomic segment of Nonomuraea coxensis DSM 45129 includes these proteins:
- a CDS encoding MFS transporter: MSFVADLRVVSRGRDFRRLFGTRLVSQFSDGIFQFAVAGFAFFSPESQTTALQVATGLAVLLLPYSVLGPFVGVFIDRWPRRQVLVLAPVARGALLLVAAWLVAADVPDPVFYVAALGVLAVNRFFLAALGASLPHVVPTERLLAANAVVPTSGTVVTFVGAGVGFLLRALFGGDDSGVAVLLVVSGVVFGLSALIARRMDRMLLGPWPDPDRPQAREALRNVVTGLADGAKHLLGHRIAAGTMGAMAAHRFFYGMATALGIILYRYYFTDGDPDAALQGIGLVVATSGAGYFVAVLITPYATERFTIERWVPIALTAAGVLTAALVLPFQEWGLAAAGFVLGVAGQSVKICADTTVQRDVEDIYRGRAFSLYDMLFNGMYVLAAALSAAILPADGKSYLAVAIMAAGYPLAALAYRAIAARSRAELG, translated from the coding sequence TCCCGAGAGCCAGACCACCGCGTTGCAGGTGGCGACAGGGCTCGCGGTGCTGCTGCTCCCCTACAGCGTTCTCGGGCCGTTCGTCGGCGTGTTCATCGACCGGTGGCCGCGGCGGCAGGTCCTGGTGCTCGCGCCCGTGGCGCGCGGCGCGCTGCTGCTGGTGGCCGCCTGGCTGGTCGCGGCCGACGTGCCCGACCCCGTCTTCTACGTGGCGGCGCTGGGCGTGCTCGCGGTCAACCGGTTCTTCCTGGCCGCGCTCGGCGCCTCGCTCCCCCACGTCGTGCCGACCGAGCGGCTGCTCGCGGCCAACGCCGTGGTGCCGACCTCGGGCACGGTGGTGACGTTCGTCGGCGCGGGGGTCGGCTTCCTGCTGCGCGCGCTGTTCGGCGGCGACGACTCGGGCGTCGCGGTGCTGCTGGTCGTCTCCGGCGTGGTGTTCGGGCTGAGCGCGCTGATCGCCCGCCGCATGGACCGCATGCTGCTCGGCCCCTGGCCCGACCCCGACCGGCCGCAGGCCCGCGAGGCGCTCCGCAACGTCGTGACGGGCCTGGCCGACGGCGCGAAGCACCTGCTCGGCCACCGGATCGCGGCCGGCACGATGGGCGCGATGGCCGCCCACCGCTTCTTCTACGGCATGGCGACCGCCCTCGGCATCATCCTCTACCGCTACTACTTCACCGACGGCGACCCCGACGCCGCCCTCCAGGGCATCGGCCTCGTCGTGGCCACCTCCGGCGCCGGCTACTTCGTGGCGGTGCTCATCACCCCCTACGCGACCGAGCGGTTCACCATCGAGCGCTGGGTGCCGATCGCGCTGACCGCGGCCGGCGTGCTCACCGCCGCGCTGGTGCTGCCGTTCCAGGAGTGGGGCCTCGCCGCCGCCGGGTTCGTGCTGGGGGTGGCCGGGCAGAGCGTCAAGATCTGCGCCGACACCACCGTGCAGCGCGACGTCGAGGACATCTACCGCGGCCGCGCGTTCTCCCTCTACGACATGCTCTTCAACGGGATGTACGTGCTCGCCGCGGCCCTGTCGGCGGCCATCCTGCCCGCCGACGGCAAGTCGTACCTCGCGGTGGCGATCATGGCGGCGGGCTATCCGCTCGCGGCGCTCGCCTACCGGGCGATCGCCGCCCGCTCACGTGCCGAGCTCGGCTGA
- a CDS encoding CCA tRNA nucleotidyltransferase, with protein sequence MSDLFRKIAPVADELGRLFAAQGHELALVGGPVRDILLGRVGNDLDLTTDARPERVLEIVRDWADSVWTIGIDFGTVGLRKGNWLIEITTYRSESYDPKSRKPEVMYGETLEADLERRDFAVNAMAVRLPGHEFVDPYGGLDDLAAKVMRTPGPPERSFGDDPLRMLRAARFASQLGFSVDPAALAAMTAMAERIEIVSAERIRDELDKLICGADPREGLRLLVETGLAAHVLPELPRLRLEIDEHHRHKDVYEHTLTVLDQAIAQEEDGKPDRILRWAALMHDVGKPKTRRHEPGGRVSFHHHEVVGAQITKKRMSELKFPKDVVADVSRLVELHLRFHGYGTGEWTDSAVRRYVRDAGPLLSRLHKLTRADCTTRNKRKAAALSRTYDHLEERIERLAEEEELAKIRPELDGNEIQRVLGVGPGPVVGMAYKFLLDLRLDKGVIGKEAATEALLEWARSAELGT encoded by the coding sequence ATGAGCGACCTGTTCCGCAAGATCGCCCCGGTGGCCGACGAGCTCGGCCGCCTGTTCGCCGCGCAAGGGCACGAGCTGGCCCTGGTGGGCGGCCCGGTGCGGGACATCCTGCTCGGCCGGGTCGGCAACGACCTCGACCTCACCACCGACGCGCGCCCCGAGCGGGTGCTGGAGATCGTCCGTGACTGGGCCGACTCGGTGTGGACGATCGGCATCGACTTCGGCACCGTCGGCCTGCGCAAGGGCAACTGGCTGATCGAGATCACCACCTACCGCAGCGAGTCGTACGACCCCAAGTCGCGCAAGCCGGAGGTCATGTACGGCGAGACGCTGGAGGCCGACCTGGAGCGGCGCGACTTCGCGGTCAACGCGATGGCCGTGCGCCTGCCGGGGCACGAGTTCGTCGACCCCTACGGCGGGCTCGACGACCTGGCCGCGAAGGTGATGCGCACCCCCGGCCCGCCCGAGCGCTCGTTCGGCGACGACCCGCTGCGCATGCTGCGCGCGGCCAGGTTCGCCTCGCAGCTCGGCTTCTCCGTCGATCCCGCGGCGCTGGCGGCGATGACCGCGATGGCCGAGCGGATCGAGATCGTCTCCGCCGAGCGCATCCGCGACGAGCTGGACAAGCTGATCTGCGGCGCCGACCCCCGCGAGGGGCTGCGGCTGCTGGTCGAGACCGGCCTCGCCGCCCACGTGCTGCCCGAGCTGCCGAGGCTGCGCCTGGAGATCGACGAGCACCACCGCCACAAGGACGTCTACGAGCACACGCTGACCGTGCTCGACCAGGCCATCGCCCAGGAGGAGGACGGCAAGCCCGACCGCATCCTGCGCTGGGCGGCGCTCATGCACGACGTCGGCAAGCCCAAGACGCGCCGGCACGAGCCGGGCGGCCGGGTGTCGTTCCACCACCACGAGGTGGTCGGCGCCCAGATCACCAAGAAGCGCATGAGCGAGCTGAAGTTCCCCAAGGACGTCGTGGCCGACGTCTCCCGGCTGGTCGAGCTGCACCTGCGCTTCCACGGCTACGGCACCGGCGAGTGGACCGACAGCGCGGTGCGCCGCTACGTCCGCGACGCCGGCCCCCTGCTCTCCCGGCTGCACAAGCTGACGAGGGCCGACTGCACCACGCGCAACAAGCGCAAGGCGGCCGCCCTCTCGCGCACCTACGACCACCTGGAGGAGCGCATCGAGCGGCTGGCCGAGGAGGAGGAGCTGGCCAAGATCCGGCCCGAGCTCGACGGCAACGAGATCCAGCGGGTGCTGGGCGTCGGGCCGGGGCCGGTCGTGGGCATGGCCTACAAGTTCCTGCTCGACCTCAGGCTCGACAAGGGCGTGATCGGCAAGGAGGCCGCGACCGAGGCGCTGCTGGAGTGGGCCAGGTCAGCCGAGCTCGGCACGTGA
- a CDS encoding DUF6049 family protein, whose amino-acid sequence MIRKTALLAVLSAALLAPTLAAAPSTAATSVQTSRQTLSVAITAITPAVPRSPTDVIKISGTVRNDTGADMAGLQVRLRYDALKLQDRAAMDAYMSDQSTATLPVNVSTRNSYMDLQPLAAGGTARWEIQATPVQLGLREFGVYKIAVDVAQYRVPIQAERTFLTYAPPTPQKLPRTRLAVALPVIDQPHRATDDPVFVDDKLSQAIAGKGRLADLLRIAQSAPSSVTWFVDPSLLDDLNTMVKGYKVKTKDGEQSRPAAPAAGQWLQELRTALAAAPVVAVPYADPDLTALAHQGLDDQPNRAITLGGRKAKELLGRDVRTTTNWPAGGLLDADALDLLSVSDDKVDTVLLDSANLPVAQQLTATPDAAATLDAVGGPVTALVADPALSRLFEPETSTSLLLSTQRFIAETAMIAAEPGQTLPRSLVVAPSRRWDPNPALVTGLLKTAGRLPWLQLTTLESIKPGKASVPRAGLTYTDQNRREELSGKYLAPVKETAERAQLTALITATRTQSTFDAAVLRAASSAWRNSTRMGRSVTNAVSKAVTERVDRIQITGAGPDRPRTLAGSNGVVPISVKNSSGAEIRLFIDVRSDDQKLLQVTFQQEEPLSIGPGQSGTVQVPMNATPGTSGDATVTVQLRTAEGKAYGKPQRLTIRTTGYTGIASVIVGAGLTVMLAAVVTRVLRRRAERRRAGSARKPGE is encoded by the coding sequence GTGATTCGTAAGACCGCGCTGCTCGCCGTGCTGTCCGCCGCGTTGCTCGCCCCCACCCTGGCGGCGGCGCCGAGCACGGCTGCCACGAGCGTCCAGACCAGCAGGCAGACCCTCTCCGTCGCCATCACCGCCATCACGCCCGCGGTGCCGCGCTCCCCGACCGACGTCATCAAGATCAGCGGCACGGTGCGCAACGACACCGGCGCCGACATGGCCGGCCTCCAGGTGCGCCTCCGCTACGACGCGCTGAAGCTGCAGGACCGCGCCGCCATGGACGCCTACATGAGCGACCAGAGCACCGCGACGCTCCCGGTCAACGTCTCCACCCGCAACTCCTACATGGACCTGCAGCCGCTCGCCGCCGGCGGCACCGCCCGCTGGGAGATCCAGGCCACGCCCGTGCAGCTCGGCCTGCGCGAGTTCGGCGTCTACAAGATCGCCGTGGACGTGGCCCAATACCGCGTGCCGATCCAGGCCGAGCGCACCTTCCTCACCTACGCGCCGCCGACCCCGCAGAAGCTGCCGCGCACCAGGCTGGCCGTCGCCCTGCCGGTCATCGACCAGCCCCACCGGGCCACCGACGACCCCGTGTTCGTCGACGACAAGCTGAGCCAGGCCATCGCCGGCAAGGGCCGCCTCGCCGACCTGCTCCGCATCGCCCAGTCCGCGCCCAGCAGCGTGACGTGGTTCGTCGACCCCTCGCTGCTCGACGACCTCAACACCATGGTCAAGGGCTACAAGGTCAAGACCAAGGACGGCGAGCAGAGCCGGCCCGCCGCCCCCGCGGCCGGCCAGTGGCTGCAGGAGCTGCGCACCGCGCTCGCCGCCGCCCCCGTCGTCGCGGTGCCGTACGCCGACCCCGACCTGACCGCGCTCGCCCACCAGGGCCTCGACGACCAGCCCAACCGGGCGATCACGCTCGGCGGCAGGAAGGCCAAGGAGCTGCTCGGCCGCGACGTCAGGACGACGACCAACTGGCCGGCCGGTGGCCTGCTCGACGCCGACGCGCTCGACCTGCTCTCGGTCAGCGACGACAAGGTCGACACGGTCCTGCTCGACTCCGCCAACCTGCCCGTGGCGCAGCAGCTCACGGCCACGCCCGACGCGGCCGCGACCCTCGACGCGGTCGGGGGCCCGGTGACCGCGCTGGTCGCCGACCCCGCGCTGAGCCGCCTGTTCGAGCCGGAGACCAGCACGTCCCTGCTGCTCAGCACGCAGCGGTTCATCGCCGAGACCGCGATGATCGCCGCCGAGCCCGGCCAGACCCTGCCGAGGTCGCTCGTCGTGGCCCCGTCGCGGCGCTGGGACCCCAACCCGGCGCTCGTCACCGGCCTGCTCAAGACCGCGGGCCGGCTGCCCTGGCTGCAGCTGACCACGCTGGAGTCGATCAAGCCGGGCAAGGCGTCCGTCCCGCGCGCCGGCCTGACCTACACCGACCAGAACCGCCGCGAGGAGCTGAGCGGCAAATACCTGGCGCCGGTCAAGGAGACCGCGGAGCGGGCCCAGCTCACCGCCCTGATCACGGCCACGCGCACGCAGTCCACGTTCGACGCCGCGGTGCTGCGCGCCGCCTCCTCGGCCTGGCGCAACAGCACCCGCATGGGCCGCTCGGTGACCAACGCGGTGAGCAAGGCGGTGACCGAGCGCGTGGACCGCATCCAGATCACCGGCGCCGGGCCCGACCGGCCGCGCACGCTGGCGGGCAGCAACGGCGTGGTCCCCATCAGCGTGAAGAACTCCAGCGGCGCCGAGATCAGGCTCTTCATCGACGTGCGCTCCGACGACCAGAAACTGCTGCAGGTCACCTTCCAGCAGGAGGAGCCGCTGTCCATCGGCCCGGGGCAGAGCGGCACGGTCCAGGTGCCGATGAACGCCACTCCGGGCACCAGCGGCGACGCCACGGTGACCGTCCAGCTCAGGACCGCCGAGGGCAAGGCCTACGGCAAGCCGCAACGCCTCACCATCCGCACCACCGGCTACACCGGCATCGCCTCGGTGATCGTGGGGGCGGGGCTCACCGTCATGCTGGCGGCCGTGGTCACGCGGGTGCTGCGGCGCAGGGCGGAGCGCAGGCGCGCGGGGTCCGCCAGGAAACCGGGAGAGTGA
- the murJ gene encoding murein biosynthesis integral membrane protein MurJ has product MSRMLRASALMAAGTMVSRVTGFVRTMVLAYAIGTAALGDSYNAAYAIPYSILDLLLLGVLSSVVVPMIVRAQQQDPDGGRAYEQRLLTFATVALTVVAVLAVLAAPLLIDLYTGWAPGSRKYEVGVMLARFILPQLAFFGIGAVAGAILNTRDRFGAPMWAPVVNNLVVICVFVMYALVSQARDDIDAVTTADLALLGLGTTAGIVAQAAVLIVALRRAGFSFVPRFDLRNARLGEMGKAGVWTIGYVIVTQLGFLLTTNLSSSAGDQVPGHGISPYTLAFQLFQLPYGVVGVSVITAMLPRMSRAVGEGRLGDVREEFGSSVRLICALMVPMSLLLMVLGPAITVPIYGHGANSVYDAIYIGNVLQVYGLALVPFSIFQLLLRVFYSFGDTRTPVYVGAGTTAVNAGLMVVFYLLLPAEYAVMGLALAYAIAYGLGALLAWTLAGRRVGGLDGWTVGMAMTRMYLASLPTAVLALAAVWGVTEAFGGLRFVNSLIVLAVGGGLGLVLYLGVAHRMRIPEVNSIVGMVARRVGR; this is encoded by the coding sequence ATGAGCCGCATGCTGCGGGCCAGCGCCTTGATGGCGGCCGGGACGATGGTGTCCCGGGTCACCGGGTTCGTACGCACCATGGTGCTCGCCTACGCCATCGGCACGGCGGCGCTGGGCGACTCCTACAACGCGGCGTACGCGATCCCGTACAGCATCCTCGACCTGCTGCTGCTGGGCGTCCTCAGCAGTGTCGTGGTGCCGATGATCGTGCGGGCGCAGCAGCAGGACCCCGACGGCGGCCGGGCCTACGAGCAGCGGCTGCTGACCTTCGCGACGGTCGCGCTGACCGTCGTCGCGGTGCTGGCCGTGCTCGCCGCGCCGCTGCTCATCGACCTCTACACCGGCTGGGCGCCCGGCAGCAGGAAATACGAGGTCGGCGTCATGCTGGCCAGGTTCATCCTGCCGCAGCTCGCCTTCTTCGGCATCGGCGCGGTCGCGGGCGCGATACTCAACACCCGTGACAGGTTCGGCGCCCCCATGTGGGCGCCGGTGGTCAACAACCTGGTCGTGATCTGCGTGTTCGTCATGTACGCGCTGGTCAGCCAGGCGCGCGACGACATCGACGCGGTCACGACCGCCGACCTGGCGCTGCTCGGGCTCGGCACCACGGCCGGCATCGTGGCCCAGGCCGCGGTGCTGATCGTCGCGCTGCGCAGGGCCGGGTTCTCCTTCGTGCCCCGCTTCGACCTGCGCAACGCCCGGCTGGGCGAGATGGGCAAGGCCGGCGTCTGGACGATCGGTTACGTCATCGTCACCCAGCTCGGCTTCCTGCTGACCACCAACCTGTCGTCCTCGGCGGGCGACCAGGTGCCCGGCCACGGCATCAGCCCCTACACGCTGGCCTTCCAGCTCTTCCAGCTCCCGTACGGCGTCGTCGGCGTCTCGGTCATCACGGCCATGCTGCCGCGCATGAGCCGGGCGGTCGGCGAGGGCCGGCTCGGCGACGTGCGCGAGGAGTTCGGCTCCAGCGTGCGGCTCATCTGCGCGCTGATGGTGCCGATGTCGCTGCTGCTCATGGTGCTGGGGCCGGCGATCACCGTGCCGATCTACGGCCACGGCGCCAACAGCGTCTACGACGCCATCTACATCGGCAACGTGCTGCAGGTGTACGGGCTGGCGCTGGTGCCGTTCTCGATCTTCCAGCTCCTGCTGCGGGTGTTCTACAGCTTCGGCGACACGCGCACGCCGGTCTACGTCGGCGCCGGGACGACGGCGGTGAACGCGGGGCTTATGGTGGTGTTCTACCTGCTGCTGCCGGCCGAGTACGCGGTCATGGGGCTGGCGCTGGCGTACGCGATCGCGTACGGGCTGGGCGCGCTGCTCGCCTGGACGCTGGCCGGCCGCCGGGTGGGCGGGCTCGACGGGTGGACGGTCGGCATGGCGATGACCCGGATGTACCTCGCCTCGCTGCCCACAGCCGTGCTGGCCCTGGCCGCCGTCTGGGGGGTCACCGAGGCGTTCGGCGGTCTCCGTTTCGTCAACTCGCTCATCGTCCTGGCGGTCGGCGGCGGGCTCGGACTGGTGCTCTACCTCGGGGTGGCTCACAGAATGCGCATACCGGAGGTCAACTCGATCGTTGGGATGGTCGCGAGACGGGTAGGTCGGTAA
- a CDS encoding protein kinase family protein — protein MSTSAVAPGTRLAERFRLEDRVSESDGATLWKAIDEILARPVAVHTFAPDFPRVHEVVTAARAASRLTDPRLTQVFDAAEDDKHAYVVSEWVTGETLTDLLANGPLEPERAAGLVAEAAEALAHAHEARLYHLCLRPAHLVWTTGNTVKVLGVAVDAAMYGLTTDQPALDDAEGLGRLLYAGLTGHWPGDEEEGGLPAAPMTDGHFCTPRQVTAGVPGYLDTVTVRACLPESRKGQGALSSPAEITEALAGVARPMPIPIPYPSTPAVASASHTEGLDVSHRTQATSVAPPPMPRRQQGGGGSALNRVLMTIVVLLVIAAVGVGAWTIGRSLGSGTEPEAQQTTPSATNSSSAPAQTVKPAKAKGFDPLGDGDEKSDKAGLAIDGKPSTYWETEGYTSAELGNLKKGVGLLLDMGKSVQVSDVVATLAGNSGASVELRVGDAPDLGSLKTVATAKDASGKTTLKPDQAASGQYVLIWFTRVPADAGKFHGTIYEVVVHSPGSA, from the coding sequence GTGAGCACGTCGGCCGTCGCCCCCGGCACCCGCCTCGCCGAGCGCTTCCGGCTTGAGGACCGCGTCAGCGAGTCCGACGGCGCGACGCTGTGGAAGGCCATCGACGAGATCCTCGCGCGGCCGGTGGCCGTGCACACGTTCGCGCCGGACTTCCCGCGCGTGCACGAGGTCGTGACGGCCGCCCGCGCGGCGAGCCGGCTCACCGACCCGCGCCTGACCCAGGTGTTCGACGCCGCCGAGGACGACAAGCACGCCTACGTCGTCAGCGAGTGGGTCACCGGCGAGACGCTGACCGACCTGCTGGCCAACGGGCCGCTGGAGCCCGAGCGGGCGGCCGGGCTGGTGGCCGAGGCCGCCGAGGCCCTGGCGCACGCCCACGAGGCCCGCCTCTACCATCTGTGCCTGCGCCCGGCCCACCTGGTGTGGACGACCGGCAACACCGTCAAGGTGCTCGGCGTGGCCGTCGACGCCGCGATGTACGGCCTGACCACCGACCAGCCGGCGCTCGACGACGCCGAGGGCCTCGGCCGGCTGCTGTACGCGGGCCTGACCGGTCACTGGCCCGGCGACGAGGAGGAGGGCGGCCTGCCCGCCGCCCCCATGACGGACGGGCATTTCTGCACGCCGCGCCAGGTCACCGCGGGCGTGCCCGGCTACCTCGACACCGTCACGGTGCGGGCCTGCCTGCCGGAGTCGCGCAAGGGCCAGGGCGCGCTGTCCAGCCCCGCCGAGATCACCGAGGCGCTGGCCGGTGTGGCCCGCCCGATGCCGATCCCGATCCCCTATCCGAGCACGCCCGCCGTGGCCTCCGCCTCGCACACCGAGGGCCTCGACGTCTCCCACCGCACGCAGGCCACGTCCGTGGCGCCTCCGCCCATGCCGCGGCGGCAGCAGGGCGGCGGCGGCAGCGCGCTCAACCGCGTGCTCATGACGATCGTGGTGCTGCTGGTCATCGCCGCGGTCGGCGTGGGGGCGTGGACGATCGGCCGCAGCCTCGGCAGCGGCACCGAGCCGGAGGCCCAGCAGACCACGCCGAGCGCCACCAACTCCTCCTCCGCGCCGGCGCAGACGGTCAAGCCGGCCAAGGCCAAGGGCTTCGACCCGCTCGGCGACGGCGACGAGAAGTCGGACAAGGCCGGGCTGGCGATCGACGGCAAGCCGAGCACCTACTGGGAGACCGAGGGCTACACCAGCGCCGAGCTCGGCAACCTCAAGAAGGGCGTCGGCCTGCTGCTCGACATGGGCAAGTCCGTGCAGGTCAGCGACGTGGTGGCGACGCTGGCCGGCAACTCGGGCGCGAGCGTGGAGCTGCGGGTGGGCGACGCTCCCGACCTCGGCTCGCTGAAGACGGTCGCGACGGCGAAGGACGCCTCGGGCAAGACGACGTTGAAACCTGATCAAGCCGCAAGCGGGCAGTACGTTTTGATCTGGTTTACCCGTGTTCCGGCGGATGCGGGCAAGTTTCATGGCACCATCTATGAAGTAGTGGTGCATTCTCCCGGATCGGCATAA
- the sigM gene encoding RNA polymerase sigma factor SigM — translation MNSPPETPSPADRPAVTDADLLTAHINGDPHAFSEIVKRHRDRMWAVALRTLGDPDEAADAVQDAFVSAYRKAATFRGEAAVTTWLHRIVVNACLDRMRRKSVRPVADDELIEAAERETPLPDQTVEREVSMEVSAALKLLPADQRAALVLVDMMGYSVEDAAQVLEVPSGTVKSRCARGRAKLAPILSHLRNRSDLNRVSSAKGAELRDG, via the coding sequence GTGAACTCCCCACCCGAGACACCTTCACCAGCGGATCGGCCGGCGGTCACGGACGCCGACCTGCTGACCGCGCACATCAACGGGGATCCTCACGCCTTCAGCGAAATCGTCAAACGGCACCGCGACCGCATGTGGGCGGTCGCCCTGCGCACGCTCGGTGACCCGGACGAGGCCGCCGACGCCGTGCAGGACGCCTTCGTCTCCGCCTATCGCAAGGCCGCCACGTTCCGCGGCGAGGCCGCCGTCACCACCTGGCTGCACCGCATCGTGGTCAACGCCTGTCTCGACCGCATGCGGCGCAAGTCCGTCCGGCCGGTGGCCGACGACGAGCTCATCGAGGCCGCCGAGCGCGAGACGCCGCTGCCCGACCAGACCGTGGAGCGCGAGGTCTCCATGGAGGTTTCGGCCGCTCTGAAACTGCTGCCCGCCGACCAGCGCGCGGCCCTGGTGCTCGTCGACATGATGGGCTATTCGGTCGAAGACGCAGCTCAGGTGCTGGAGGTGCCCAGCGGCACCGTGAAGAGCCGCTGCGCCCGAGGACGCGCGAAACTTGCCCCAATTCTTTCGCATCTGCGGAACCGATCAGACCTCAATCGCGTCTCATCCGCGAAGGGAGCAGAACTTCGTGACGGGTGA
- a CDS encoding anti-sigma factor family protein — protein MTGDTHYDLETLAELAEGLLDAVEARQVREHLAVCDPCGELLADLAAVREVLAATPTPAMPMGVALRIDKALAAEAETGRGGVGLAEPPDWDELMRDAPWERPVEAPVPVGAVNGSAAAQAPEPVRLGVVSDDGTIVPARTRSARKRRWALPAVAAAAAAAVVGTAVVSTNLLASGGSSGGSAPVALPSTDVARSPQRAPAYKLTDSGYNYSDYALRQPMEQFFGFAQAQQPLGSDNAAADQAAKCVAKVGERNGLETFAADQGQYNGQEAVVVVSWKDRAAKKIRIDIVDPFNCKSLRKAALGRW, from the coding sequence GTGACGGGTGATACGCACTACGATCTGGAAACTCTCGCCGAGTTGGCCGAGGGTCTCCTGGACGCTGTCGAGGCACGCCAGGTCCGCGAACATCTCGCGGTCTGCGACCCCTGCGGGGAGCTGCTGGCCGACCTGGCGGCGGTTCGCGAGGTGCTCGCGGCGACCCCCACACCGGCCATGCCGATGGGCGTCGCACTGCGCATCGACAAGGCCCTGGCGGCCGAGGCGGAGACCGGACGCGGCGGCGTCGGGCTCGCGGAGCCACCGGACTGGGACGAGCTCATGCGGGACGCCCCCTGGGAGCGGCCGGTCGAGGCGCCCGTGCCCGTGGGCGCGGTCAACGGCTCCGCGGCGGCGCAGGCCCCTGAGCCCGTACGCCTCGGGGTGGTCTCCGACGACGGCACCATCGTCCCCGCCAGGACCCGCTCGGCCAGGAAGCGCCGGTGGGCGCTGCCCGCGGTGGCCGCCGCGGCGGCCGCGGCCGTGGTCGGCACGGCGGTGGTCTCGACCAACCTGCTCGCCTCCGGCGGCTCGTCGGGCGGGTCGGCGCCGGTCGCGCTGCCCTCCACCGACGTGGCGAGGAGCCCGCAGCGGGCGCCGGCGTACAAGCTGACCGACAGCGGCTACAACTACAGCGACTACGCCCTCCGCCAGCCGATGGAGCAGTTCTTCGGCTTCGCGCAGGCGCAGCAGCCGCTCGGCAGCGACAACGCCGCCGCCGACCAGGCGGCCAAGTGCGTCGCCAAGGTGGGCGAGCGCAACGGGCTGGAGACCTTCGCGGCCGACCAGGGGCAGTACAACGGCCAGGAGGCGGTCGTCGTCGTCTCCTGGAAGGACCGGGCGGCCAAGAAGATCCGCATCGACATCGTCGACCCGTTCAACTGCAAGAGCCTGCGCAAGGCGGCCCTCGGGCGCTGGTAG
- the trxB gene encoding thioredoxin-disulfide reductase has translation MSDVRNVIIIGSGPAGYTAAVYSARAELKPLVFEGSVTAGGALMNTTDVENFPGFPDGIMGPDLMDNLRKQAERFGAELIADDVVEVDLTAEPKVVKTHTDTYYAKSVILAMGSGYRELGLANEKRLSGHGVSWCATCDGFFFRNKDIVVVGGGDTAMEEATFLTRFGRMVTVVHRRDELRASKIMQDRAFGNDKIRFVWDSEVVDVLGDTKVEAVKLRNVKTGEECELATDALFLAIGHDPRTELVKGQIDLDENGYIKVASPSTATNIPGVFAAGDVVDHTYRQAITAAGTGCAASLDSERWLADNDK, from the coding sequence TTGAGCGACGTCCGTAACGTGATCATCATTGGATCCGGGCCAGCCGGCTACACCGCGGCCGTCTACTCCGCGCGCGCCGAGCTCAAGCCCCTGGTCTTCGAGGGCTCCGTCACCGCGGGCGGCGCGCTCATGAACACCACCGACGTGGAGAACTTCCCGGGGTTCCCCGACGGCATCATGGGGCCCGACCTCATGGACAACCTGCGCAAGCAGGCCGAGCGCTTCGGCGCCGAGCTCATCGCGGACGACGTGGTCGAGGTGGACCTCACGGCCGAGCCCAAGGTCGTCAAGACCCACACCGACACCTACTACGCCAAGTCCGTCATCCTGGCGATGGGCTCGGGCTACCGCGAGCTCGGCCTGGCCAACGAGAAGCGGCTGTCCGGCCACGGCGTGTCGTGGTGCGCCACCTGTGACGGCTTCTTCTTCCGCAACAAGGACATCGTGGTCGTCGGCGGCGGCGACACGGCGATGGAGGAGGCCACGTTCCTCACCCGGTTCGGGCGCATGGTCACCGTGGTCCACCGTCGCGACGAGCTGCGGGCCAGCAAGATCATGCAGGACCGCGCGTTCGGCAACGACAAGATCCGCTTCGTCTGGGACTCCGAGGTCGTGGACGTGCTAGGCGACACCAAGGTGGAGGCCGTCAAGCTGCGCAACGTCAAGACCGGCGAGGAGTGCGAGCTGGCCACCGACGCGCTGTTCCTCGCGATCGGCCACGACCCGCGCACCGAGCTGGTCAAGGGCCAGATCGACCTGGACGAGAACGGATACATCAAGGTCGCCTCCCCCAGCACGGCGACGAACATCCCCGGCGTGTTCGCCGCGGGCGACGTCGTCGACCACACCTACCGTCAGGCCATCACCGCGGCCGGCACCGGCTGTGCGGCCTCGCTCGACTCCGAGCGCTGGCTCGCCGACAACGACAAGTAA
- the trxA gene encoding thioredoxin: protein MKAVTDATFEAEVLNSDKPVLVDFWAEWCGPCRQVSPILEEIAKEHGDKLEIVKLNIDENPEVPRQYGVLQIPTMNVYKGGEVVKQIIGAKPKAMLLRELDGVI, encoded by the coding sequence GTGAAGGCAGTCACCGACGCCACGTTCGAAGCCGAGGTCCTCAACAGCGACAAGCCCGTGCTCGTCGACTTCTGGGCGGAGTGGTGCGGCCCGTGCCGTCAGGTCTCGCCCATCCTTGAGGAGATCGCCAAGGAGCACGGCGACAAGCTGGAGATCGTCAAGCTCAACATCGACGAGAACCCCGAGGTTCCGCGCCAGTACGGTGTGCTCCAGATCCCGACGATGAACGTCTACAAGGGTGGCGAGGTCGTCAAGCAGATCATCGGCGCCAAGCCGAAGGCCATGCTGCTGCGCGAGCTGGACGGCGTCATCTAG